The following proteins are encoded in a genomic region of Glycine max cultivar Williams 82 chromosome 18, Glycine_max_v4.0, whole genome shotgun sequence:
- the LOC100784877 gene encoding Kinetochore protein SPC24 homolog-like has product MAEPWRNIDVEKLISYSDDLVKVLSEGPRDLNNLSHSLQQTRALSSSCDSDLNEARSFLHDYQNKVDACKQKIEEARSETAADGDLDLLQRELEEELEKERWLKEEFRAIGDEFNDLEQQWISVQEQKKTIQTIEKNKQRTQMVLSMYASVTNIVPNLDEQSKISGYIVEKDKNAVEKFEYDTSNMTALDICNGIWKIISE; this is encoded by the exons ATGGCGGAACCTTGGAGAAACATCGACGTGGAGAAGCTGATCTCGTACAGCGACGACCTCGTCAAGGTGTTGTCGGAGGGTCCGCGCGACCTCAACAACCTCTCTCACTCTCTCCAACAAACACGCGCCCTTTCTTCCTCCTGCGACTCCGACCTCAATGAAGCTCGCTCCTTCCTCCATG ACTATCAGAACAAAGTAGATGCATGCAAGCAGAAAATAGAGGAAGCTAGATCCGAGACTGCTGCTGATGGAGACCTGGATCTTCTACAAAGAGAACTGGAGGAAGAACTTGAGAAAGAACGCTGGTTGAAAGAGGAGTTTAG AGCCATCGGTGATGAGTTTAATGATCTAGAACAGCAATGGATTTCTGTCCAAGAGCAAAAGAAGACCATACAGACAATTGAGAAAAATAAGCAGAGGACACA GATGGTACTTTCAATGTATGCTTCTGTCACAAATATTGTGCCTAACTTGGATGAACAGTCCAAAATTTCAGGCT ATATTGTGGAAAAGGATAAAAACGCTGTTGAGAAGTTTGAATATGACACCTCAAATATGACTGCCCTTGATATATGTAATGGTATTTGGAAAATAATAAGTGAGTGA
- the LOC100306044 gene encoding GILT domain-containing protein precursor, with amino-acid sequence MVFPKLGIIITAALALVPLLFINESDGASYYPSGLHADIAEIAPFASQKVNLSVYYASLSQPCATFIVKNLEEIFHSDLINIVNLQLVPWANAYVDKTNHSINGPDECELNSLEACALNVLNDVNKHYALIYCFEFLAIEGRHKNWQDCFSQLDLPEEPILSCYNRGNGTELGQKSINETALLYAPHEFLPWVMVNNQSIGKEYENFSRYVCEAYKGITAPAACNLH; translated from the exons atggtttTTCCAAAACTAGGTATCATCATCACTGCTGCACTAGCATTAGTCCCTTTGCTTTTCATCAATGAATCTGATGGTGCTTCTTATTACCCTTCTGGTTTACATGCTGATATTGCTGAGATTGCACCCTTTGCTTCTCAGAAAGTTAACCTTTCAGTGTACTATGCAAGCCTAAGCCAACCTTGTGCAACTTTCATTGTTAAGAATCTTGAGGAAATTTTCCACAGCGATCTCATCAACATTGTCAACCTCCAGCTAGTTCCTTGGGCCAATGCTTATGTTGATAAGACTAACCATTCCATA AATGGCCCTGATGAATGCGAGCTAAATTCATTGGAAGCATGTGCTCTCAATGTTTTGAATGATGTG AACAAACATTATGCTTTGATTTACTGCTTTGAGTTTCTGGCAATTGAGGGAAGACACAAGAATTGGCAGGACTGTTTCAGCCAATTGGACTTGCCCGAGGAACCTATTCTGAGCTGCTATAACAGAGGAAATGGAACAGAG CTTGGACAAAAATCTATTAATGAAACAGCTCTCCTTTACGCACCCCACGAATTTCTGCCTTGGGTGATGGTAAACAATCAATCTATTGGAAAg GAATATGAAAACTTTTCACGTTATGTTTGTGAGGCTTATAAAGGCATTACGGCTCCAGCAGCATGCAACCTTCATTAG
- the LOC100306044 gene encoding GILT domain-containing protein isoform X1, which yields MVFPKLGIIITAALALVPLLFINESDGASYYPSGLHADIAEIAPFASQKVNLSVYYASLSQPCATFIVKNLEEIFHSDLINIVNLQLVPWANAYVDKTNHSIVCQNGPDECELNSLEACALNVLNDVNKHYALIYCFEFLAIEGRHKNWQDCFSQLDLPEEPILSCYNRGNGTELGQKSINETALLYAPHEFLPWVMVNNQSIGKEYENFSRYVCEAYKGITAPAACNLH from the exons atggtttTTCCAAAACTAGGTATCATCATCACTGCTGCACTAGCATTAGTCCCTTTGCTTTTCATCAATGAATCTGATGGTGCTTCTTATTACCCTTCTGGTTTACATGCTGATATTGCTGAGATTGCACCCTTTGCTTCTCAGAAAGTTAACCTTTCAGTGTACTATGCAAGCCTAAGCCAACCTTGTGCAACTTTCATTGTTAAGAATCTTGAGGAAATTTTCCACAGCGATCTCATCAACATTGTCAACCTCCAGCTAGTTCCTTGGGCCAATGCTTATGTTGATAAGACTAACCATTCCATAGTATGTCAG AATGGCCCTGATGAATGCGAGCTAAATTCATTGGAAGCATGTGCTCTCAATGTTTTGAATGATGTG AACAAACATTATGCTTTGATTTACTGCTTTGAGTTTCTGGCAATTGAGGGAAGACACAAGAATTGGCAGGACTGTTTCAGCCAATTGGACTTGCCCGAGGAACCTATTCTGAGCTGCTATAACAGAGGAAATGGAACAGAG CTTGGACAAAAATCTATTAATGAAACAGCTCTCCTTTACGCACCCCACGAATTTCTGCCTTGGGTGATGGTAAACAATCAATCTATTGGAAAg GAATATGAAAACTTTTCACGTTATGTTTGTGAGGCTTATAAAGGCATTACGGCTCCAGCAGCATGCAACCTTCATTAG
- the LOC102668200 gene encoding uncharacterized protein yields MEDGGSLVSEDGSKIEDTTSEKVEKVKEEEDIGKEESGGGLINNLVSTLITPLSPGIGKATENESGADADEDEGENEGGIISKMVSNFFHQSEGEGVVEAEEDKEQEEEIMAGGEKIKRLKTENGGIIHNIFSHLPASIPDGAVPTADEATFLINSLVRD; encoded by the exons ATGGAAGACGGTGGAAGCTTAGTTTCAGAAGATGGATCCAAAATAGAAGATACAACCTCAGAGAAAGTTGAGAaggtgaaagaagaagaagatattgGCAAAGAAGAGAGTGGTGGTGGCCTTATCAACAACTTGGTTTCCACTTTGATCACACCCTTGAGTCCAGGCATTGGGAAAGCCACTGAAAATGAAAGTGGTgctgatgctgatgaagatgaaggagagaaTGAAGGAGGGATCATCAGCAAAATGGTTTCTAATTTCTTCCATCAAAGTGAAGGTGAAGGTGTGGTGGAAGCTGAAGAGGACAAAGAACAAGAGGAGGAAATCATGGCTGGTGGTGAAAAAATCAAACGGTTGAAGACAGAGAATGGAGGCATCATTCATAACATCTTTTCTCATTTACCTGCTTCAATCCCAG ATGGTGCGGTTCCTACAGCTGATGAGGccacttttttaattaactcTCTTGTTCGTGACTAA